From Chryseobacterium joostei, the proteins below share one genomic window:
- a CDS encoding SusD/RagB family nutrient-binding outer membrane lipoprotein — translation MKKLIYICSFLALVGSTVSCDRSLDEINKDTSRINEPVASSLLVPIQYNMASVGYNRANDFTFDIMQVSLDFPNEGNSLSRYYITENTGNGFWNNSYRWLKQVDDLRKAAVAEGDKNYQAISMVLNAWIYSNLTDTYGDVPFSEASQLDGNISQPKFDRQKDIYVKLLDDLKTANSLFVTNKMLSGGDLFYKADTDANGIINWKKFCNSLSLRLLTRILNRDGEVNVKERIQEITNNPTIFPIFQSNADAVKVDISGIYPLMPPIARYQDFTTGRAASEFFVESMKANNDPRISMFFSQAKDPKGNNIGYLGAPSGYPFGTVFTNQPSNLNQNLAKAPLKIFVYPYAELQFTLAELALKGIISGSAKTFYENGVKGSIEQWGSVVPANYFDNPNVAFGTGSLKKIMLQKYISLFFVDQQQWFEKRRTGFPELPNNGGLLNGGNLPQRLMYPPNSRVLNMENYQAAVQEMGGDNINVKMWWNK, via the coding sequence ATGAAAAAATTAATCTATATATGTTCATTCCTAGCGCTTGTAGGCAGTACTGTTTCATGTGACAGGAGTCTTGATGAAATCAATAAAGATACCAGTAGAATTAATGAACCTGTTGCCAGTTCTTTGTTGGTTCCCATCCAGTACAATATGGCTTCGGTAGGATATAACAGAGCCAATGATTTTACCTTTGATATCATGCAGGTTTCTCTGGATTTTCCCAATGAAGGAAACTCACTGAGCCGTTATTACATCACAGAAAACACAGGAAATGGCTTCTGGAATAATTCTTACAGATGGTTAAAGCAGGTAGATGACCTTAGAAAAGCAGCCGTTGCTGAAGGAGATAAAAACTATCAGGCCATCTCAATGGTACTGAATGCCTGGATTTATTCTAACCTTACAGACACCTATGGAGATGTTCCGTTTTCTGAAGCATCACAATTGGACGGAAATATTTCACAACCGAAATTTGACAGGCAAAAGGATATTTATGTAAAGTTATTGGATGACTTAAAAACGGCAAACTCCCTTTTTGTTACCAATAAAATGCTTTCCGGAGGAGATTTATTCTACAAGGCAGACACAGATGCCAACGGAATTATCAACTGGAAGAAGTTCTGTAATTCTCTTTCTCTAAGACTTTTGACAAGGATTTTAAACAGAGATGGAGAAGTGAATGTTAAAGAAAGAATTCAGGAAATAACAAATAATCCAACAATATTTCCGATTTTCCAAAGTAATGCGGATGCGGTAAAAGTAGATATTTCAGGAATTTATCCATTAATGCCTCCTATTGCAAGATATCAGGATTTTACCACAGGTAGAGCCGCTTCAGAATTCTTTGTAGAGAGTATGAAAGCTAATAATGATCCACGTATTTCCATGTTTTTCTCTCAGGCAAAAGATCCTAAAGGAAATAATATTGGATACCTGGGTGCACCGTCAGGATATCCCTTTGGAACCGTATTTACCAATCAGCCATCAAACCTTAACCAGAATTTAGCTAAAGCACCATTAAAGATTTTTGTTTATCCCTATGCTGAACTTCAGTTTACATTGGCAGAACTGGCATTGAAGGGGATCATTTCTGGAAGTGCAAAGACCTTTTATGAAAATGGAGTAAAAGGTTCTATAGAACAATGGGGATCGGTGGTTCCTGCCAATTATTTTGATAATCCGAATGTAGCTTTCGGAACGGGAAGTCTGAAAAAAATTATGCTTCAGAAATACATATCGCTCTTCTTTGTAGATCAGCAGCAATGGTTTGAAAAAAGAAGAACAGGCTTCCCCGAATTGCCTAATAACGGTGGACTTTTAAATGGAGGAAATCTTCCTCAAAGATTAATGTATCCACCTAATTCAAGAGTTTTAAATATGGAGAACTATCAGGCGGCAGTTCAGGAGATGGGCGGTGACAATATCAACGTAAAAATGTGGTGGAATAAATAA
- a CDS encoding calcineurin-like phosphoesterase C-terminal domain-containing protein, which produces MPCLLISAMAFSQSSVSGYVYEDSNKNQKKENREKGIEGVAVSNGVQVVLTDKNGRYSLPIQEDQTFFVIKPSGYQTALNSNNLPQFYYHHKPKGSPADFKYKGVAPTGDLPKELNFPLYKQNEDRNFDILVFGDPQPYTEKELDYFKRGIVNEVKNTKKNAVLGISLGDLVGDNLSLQKPYADVMKEVGLPWYNVMGNHDMNYDAKDDHLSDETFESNFGPANYSFNYGNVHFIILDDILYPDPRDGKGYWGGFREDQLQFIENDLKLVDKNKLIVVSFHIPLEHNNEDSFRNADRQKLFDFLNPFPNVLLLSAHTHIQQQIFYGKKAGWNGVKELHEYNVGTTCGDWYSGTPDEEGLPTSTMRDGTAKGYSFISFTDNQYKVKYKTAGKPDDYQIKLYVPKVIPFPSKTSAKVLANFFIGSKKDKVEYRIDNGKWEEMEYDETIDPNFALSVFKWDTTEKILQGRRPSNPEIAKHIWEADFPKKLALGKHKVEVRAVDMYGNQFSASEEFEVQNAIQIP; this is translated from the coding sequence ATGCCTTGTCTATTGATTTCAGCAATGGCATTCTCTCAATCTTCTGTTTCAGGATATGTATACGAAGACAGTAATAAAAACCAAAAGAAAGAAAACCGTGAAAAAGGGATTGAAGGAGTCGCTGTTTCCAACGGAGTTCAGGTTGTATTAACAGATAAAAACGGACGTTATAGCCTGCCAATTCAGGAAGATCAGACCTTTTTTGTGATCAAGCCATCGGGCTATCAGACCGCTTTAAATAGCAACAATCTACCACAGTTTTATTACCATCATAAGCCCAAAGGTTCTCCAGCAGATTTTAAGTACAAGGGAGTTGCACCAACCGGAGACCTTCCCAAGGAATTAAATTTCCCACTTTATAAGCAGAATGAAGATCGAAACTTTGATATTCTGGTTTTTGGAGATCCACAGCCTTATACCGAGAAAGAATTGGATTACTTTAAGAGAGGAATTGTAAATGAAGTTAAAAATACCAAGAAAAATGCAGTGCTGGGAATCAGTTTAGGAGATCTTGTAGGAGATAATCTAAGCCTGCAGAAACCTTATGCAGACGTAATGAAAGAAGTCGGGCTGCCTTGGTATAACGTCATGGGGAATCATGACATGAACTATGATGCTAAAGATGACCATCTTTCCGATGAAACCTTCGAATCCAATTTTGGTCCTGCCAATTATTCTTTCAATTATGGAAATGTTCACTTCATTATTCTGGATGACATCTTGTATCCTGATCCAAGAGATGGTAAAGGATATTGGGGTGGTTTCCGAGAAGACCAGCTGCAGTTTATTGAAAACGACCTGAAACTGGTTGATAAAAACAAACTTATTGTAGTGTCTTTCCATATTCCGTTAGAGCATAACAATGAAGACAGTTTCAGAAATGCAGACCGTCAGAAGTTATTCGATTTCCTAAATCCTTTCCCGAATGTATTGCTTTTATCGGCACATACCCATATTCAACAGCAGATTTTCTATGGTAAAAAAGCAGGATGGAATGGTGTAAAAGAACTACATGAATACAACGTAGGAACCACTTGCGGTGACTGGTATTCGGGAACACCCGATGAAGAGGGACTTCCTACTTCAACGATGAGAGATGGAACAGCCAAAGGGTATTCATTCATCAGCTTTACAGATAACCAATATAAAGTGAAATATAAGACAGCCGGAAAACCGGACGATTATCAAATCAAATTATACGTTCCAAAGGTGATTCCTTTTCCATCAAAAACTTCAGCAAAAGTATTGGCTAACTTCTTTATCGGAAGCAAAAAAGACAAGGTTGAATACAGAATAGACAACGGAAAATGGGAAGAAATGGAGTATGATGAAACCATTGACCCAAATTTTGCTCTTTCTGTTTTCAAATGGGACACCACAGAGAAAATTTTACAAGGAAGAAGACCATCCAATCCCGAAATAGCAAAACATATCTGGGAAGCAGACTTTCCTAAAAAACTAGCCTTAGGAAAACATAAAGTTGAGGTTAGAGCCGTAGATATGTATGGAAATCAATTCTCAGCTTCAGAAGAGTTTGAAGTGCAGAATGCCATCCAGATTCCTTAA
- a CDS encoding 3-ketoacyl-ACP reductase, whose translation MNINGKNAIVTGGGRGLGKAVALALANEGVNIAITGRNEENLKNTVDEIQKLGVNAAYAVFSIDDEAAVKAGIEALAEKLGGVDILVNNAGIGDFGTIEDMPSETWEQVIKTNLFGVYYAAKAVHPFMKAKGEGDIVNVASTAGLKGGPNMSAYAASKAAVVSLSQSMMAEWRKQNIRVVTLTPSTIASDMSIQGGLTDGNPDTVLQPEDFAEWVRDILKMNRRALIANGSIFSTNP comes from the coding sequence ATGAATATAAACGGAAAAAATGCCATTGTAACAGGTGGTGGAAGAGGATTAGGTAAAGCTGTAGCATTAGCTTTGGCCAATGAAGGAGTGAATATTGCCATTACAGGAAGAAACGAAGAGAACCTTAAAAATACAGTTGACGAAATTCAAAAATTAGGAGTAAATGCTGCCTATGCAGTATTCAGTATTGATGATGAAGCAGCTGTAAAAGCAGGAATTGAAGCTTTAGCTGAAAAACTAGGCGGAGTAGATATTCTTGTGAACAATGCAGGTATTGGAGACTTCGGAACCATTGAAGATATGCCTTCTGAAACATGGGAACAGGTAATCAAAACCAATTTATTTGGAGTGTATTATGCAGCTAAGGCCGTACACCCATTTATGAAAGCTAAAGGAGAGGGTGATATTGTGAATGTAGCTTCCACAGCAGGATTAAAAGGAGGCCCGAATATGTCAGCGTATGCAGCCTCAAAGGCCGCTGTAGTTTCATTATCACAATCTATGATGGCAGAATGGAGAAAGCAAAACATCCGTGTAGTGACCCTAACACCAAGCACAATTGCTTCTGATATGAGTATTCAAGGAGGACTTACAGATGGAAATCCGGATACTGTATTACAACCTGAGGATTTTGCAGAATGGGTAAGAGATATCTTGAAAATGAACAGAAGAGCATTAATTGCTAATGGTTCTATCTTCTCTACAAATCCATAG
- the prmA gene encoding 50S ribosomal protein L11 methyltransferase, with protein MQNYLEFNFKITPLQPWNEILMAELIEIGFDSFTEEIHGILGYIQTELFHEDQLKALSIFENENVKIEYSYEEMPNINWNEEWEKNFSPINIDDKVLIRAEFHESVPGMHEIIIQPKMSFGTGHHPTTHLMIQQMMDIDFTGKKVLDMGCGTSVLAIYAKQQGAGDTKAIDIDEWSVENSKENAARNSVELDIEQGTAENLGKENYDIILANINRNILISDIPTYVSVLNEGGKLLLSGLCFFDVDDILEVCKESGLTLKKKLQREEWVSLLLEK; from the coding sequence ATGCAAAATTATTTAGAATTCAACTTCAAGATTACTCCATTGCAACCTTGGAATGAGATATTAATGGCAGAACTTATTGAAATAGGTTTTGACAGCTTTACAGAAGAAATTCACGGAATTTTAGGATATATCCAGACAGAGTTGTTTCACGAAGATCAGCTTAAAGCACTTTCCATCTTTGAAAACGAAAATGTAAAAATTGAGTATTCTTATGAAGAAATGCCAAACATCAACTGGAATGAAGAGTGGGAAAAAAACTTTTCTCCTATCAATATCGACGATAAAGTATTAATCAGAGCAGAATTCCATGAATCTGTACCGGGAATGCATGAGATTATCATCCAGCCTAAAATGTCTTTCGGAACAGGACACCACCCAACAACACACCTGATGATTCAGCAGATGATGGATATCGACTTTACCGGGAAGAAAGTATTGGATATGGGATGTGGAACTTCTGTATTGGCTATCTATGCAAAACAGCAGGGTGCAGGGGATACAAAAGCAATTGATATTGACGAATGGTCTGTAGAAAACTCAAAGGAAAATGCTGCGAGAAACAGTGTTGAACTTGATATTGAGCAGGGAACAGCAGAAAACCTTGGAAAGGAAAATTACGATATTATTCTGGCTAATATTAACAGAAATATTCTGATTTCAGATATTCCAACCTATGTTTCTGTGTTAAATGAAGGGGGGAAACTATTGCTTTCAGGACTTTGCTTCTTTGATGTAGATGATATTCTGGAAGTATGTAAAGAAAGTGGTCTTACCTTGAAGAAAAAGCTGCAGAGAGAAGAATGGGTAAGTCTATTGCTTGAAAAATAA
- a CDS encoding SH3 domain-containing protein, protein MKTLLTALCILMLQLFAAQENEVYADGVFGFTENKTQKIFTDWTRVRKEPSVSAQITDSLQVNQPVMVLQKVETVPVLKLGERNANWYKISYQKGDVTSEGYVWGGNLCVGYRNKNGYDFLFGLSKTIDRKIKTLNETEKQNIAGIKVMEGNTLIDEVYFDTGRGEELSIAAFNIESNHKLQNVEFTLKAMVSGEACGIATYDQYVLFKDKKLIALPQLMNVGDAGAYYHSEEYVFPNDKGGISDAFILKVEDMETDEKERETKKRSSKTYLWNGTSYRLK, encoded by the coding sequence ATGAAAACCTTGTTGACAGCTTTATGTATACTGATGTTGCAGCTTTTTGCAGCTCAGGAAAATGAAGTGTATGCGGATGGTGTTTTTGGTTTTACAGAAAATAAAACCCAGAAAATTTTTACAGATTGGACAAGAGTAAGAAAAGAGCCCAGTGTCAGTGCTCAGATCACAGACTCGTTACAGGTCAATCAACCCGTGATGGTTCTTCAAAAGGTAGAAACAGTTCCTGTTCTGAAATTAGGAGAAAGAAATGCCAATTGGTATAAGATTTCCTATCAGAAAGGAGATGTGACCTCTGAGGGATATGTTTGGGGAGGAAATCTTTGTGTAGGCTATCGTAATAAAAATGGGTATGATTTCCTTTTTGGTTTATCAAAAACAATAGATAGGAAAATTAAAACGCTTAATGAAACTGAGAAACAAAATATAGCAGGAATCAAAGTAATGGAGGGGAATACCCTGATTGATGAGGTATATTTTGATACAGGAAGAGGAGAAGAATTAAGTATAGCTGCATTCAATATTGAAAGCAATCACAAGTTACAGAATGTTGAGTTTACCCTGAAAGCAATGGTTTCGGGTGAAGCATGTGGTATTGCAACTTATGATCAATATGTTCTTTTTAAGGATAAAAAACTCATTGCACTGCCACAGTTGATGAACGTAGGAGATGCAGGTGCTTATTATCATAGTGAAGAATATGTTTTTCCAAATGATAAAGGAGGTATTTCCGATGCTTTTATCCTTAAGGTAGAAGATATGGAAACAGACGAAAAAGAAAGGGAAACAAAAAAACGTTCATCCAAGACTTATCTTTGGAATGGAACTTCTTACAGGTTGAAATAA
- a CDS encoding M60 family metallopeptidase: MKKLLLNFFILWGTLVFSQLYQVPVYSISSLQPAQPGNKVTNLLDGDNTTIYHSKWYQNGIPDELKFYFTSNVTSIKKLVYTPRQSGGPNGRWTNVSISYSTQGAPNTFISVSNNLIWASNTQDKEVVFPTAIQNPYMIKISVNAGIGNLSSGAEMKFFSETQPAITDGIDCSINTSELSINDTKATIIPSGTTASSYQGGNNIDKSYDNDVNTVYHSSFNNPTFPVVLNYRLDGVTPIDYLKYTPRSSGLDGRFGSVNISYNTTANSTFVNLMSFDFQHSFSPISVYFPNQITPLNVRITVNNSQGNIASCAEMGFYTVGSSGAVNPYDNIFANTLYSALKPSVIQADIDGMASPFYKGLAQCLFNGTYANKYRVQDYKVYPPISVTTGNLKVASGYDSFENPTGIVFAQGDKVALFAQNIPSGVSISLQVKDFSTVLLGTTSYYELHNGLNVFQLTNSGLGYISYYNTNAALPDIKINIVSGKVNGLYHYQTSTQSDWETNLTNSAYHMIDVVGQHSHLVYKKSMLRNHAPFNPAELVSKYDLIVKNEWLVMGLYKYNLVPKNRMFGYSNNEGGWHAAELGINLDSDGGEEKIADVNQLSLWGIAHEFGHVNQIRPDVKWIGTTEVTNNMHSTWVDYHMNPQNDGMSSMERESVVPTTGMESIEGGRINGAILNTTVNQEALQGNTNPDVFKVLVPFWQLELYYQLAGASRNAPVLSFNYPTNYTGVDYAHWFGTVANVARSYNSSGISNGELLLNFVKNTCDAVQEDLTGFFIKTGFLKPVNNYIDNNGIGQLIITQAQIDATIASIQAKNYQTPVSPVIHYISSRSIEAFRNQLPLSGQTGQGVTLSNNYLTVQHSVWKNAVAYETFNANNQLIYVSVMGTGDTSNQTTKVYYPSTATAVYAVGYDGQKILVYPSFPLETLTTTEAENKGFELIVYPNPVEQNDTIHIQLKNASGNYNAQISGLDGKVIFSSKGSLEAIEREINTEVLKYHTGIYLLSLKDAKGKAFKTVKIIKR; this comes from the coding sequence ATGAAAAAATTATTATTGAATTTCTTTATTTTATGGGGAACGCTTGTATTTTCACAGCTTTATCAGGTTCCCGTCTATTCAATTTCATCTTTGCAACCGGCGCAGCCGGGGAATAAAGTTACAAATCTGCTTGACGGTGATAATACCACGATTTATCATTCGAAATGGTATCAGAACGGTATTCCGGATGAGCTTAAATTTTATTTTACCTCGAATGTCACCAGCATTAAAAAGCTGGTTTACACTCCCAGACAATCCGGGGGGCCAAACGGTAGGTGGACCAATGTAAGTATTTCCTACAGTACACAGGGGGCTCCCAATACTTTCATCTCGGTAAGCAATAATTTAATTTGGGCATCCAACACTCAGGATAAAGAAGTTGTTTTTCCAACAGCTATCCAGAACCCTTACATGATTAAAATTTCAGTAAACGCTGGCATTGGAAACTTATCGAGCGGAGCGGAGATGAAATTCTTTTCTGAAACACAACCTGCGATTACTGACGGTATAGACTGTAGCATCAATACGTCAGAATTAAGTATAAATGACACGAAAGCTACCATCATCCCTTCAGGAACAACCGCATCATCTTACCAGGGGGGAAACAATATCGATAAATCTTATGATAATGATGTAAATACGGTGTACCACTCTTCGTTCAACAATCCTACTTTTCCGGTGGTATTAAATTACAGATTAGACGGGGTCACTCCTATTGATTATCTGAAATATACGCCTAGATCCAGCGGGTTAGATGGTCGGTTTGGAAGCGTGAACATAAGTTACAATACTACTGCAAACAGTACGTTTGTTAACCTGATGTCATTTGATTTTCAGCATTCTTTTTCTCCTATCAGTGTCTACTTTCCCAACCAGATAACTCCTTTAAATGTAAGAATTACCGTAAACAATAGCCAGGGAAATATTGCTAGCTGTGCCGAAATGGGCTTTTATACAGTAGGCTCTTCAGGAGCTGTAAATCCTTACGACAATATTTTTGCCAACACACTTTACTCAGCATTAAAACCTTCTGTTATTCAGGCAGATATTGATGGGATGGCATCACCGTTCTATAAAGGGCTGGCACAGTGCCTGTTCAATGGAACTTATGCAAATAAATACAGGGTTCAGGATTATAAGGTTTACCCTCCTATTTCTGTTACCACAGGTAATTTAAAGGTGGCAAGCGGCTACGACAGTTTTGAAAATCCTACAGGTATTGTCTTTGCACAGGGAGATAAAGTGGCCTTGTTTGCTCAGAATATCCCTTCCGGTGTCAGCATCTCGTTGCAGGTAAAGGATTTTTCTACCGTTCTTCTCGGTACTACCTCCTATTATGAACTTCATAATGGTTTGAATGTATTTCAGCTGACCAACAGTGGTTTAGGATACATCAGTTATTATAATACCAATGCAGCTTTGCCTGATATCAAAATCAATATTGTCTCCGGTAAGGTCAATGGACTATATCATTATCAGACCTCTACGCAAAGTGACTGGGAAACCAATCTTACAAATTCAGCATATCATATGATTGACGTTGTGGGGCAGCATTCTCATTTGGTTTACAAAAAAAGCATGCTGAGAAATCATGCTCCTTTTAATCCTGCAGAGCTTGTTTCAAAATATGACCTTATTGTAAAAAATGAATGGCTTGTGATGGGGTTGTATAAATATAATTTAGTTCCCAAAAACCGTATGTTCGGATATAGTAATAATGAAGGAGGCTGGCATGCTGCCGAACTAGGTATAAATTTGGATTCTGACGGGGGCGAAGAGAAGATAGCTGATGTCAATCAATTGTCTTTATGGGGAATTGCACATGAATTCGGGCATGTCAATCAGATAAGACCGGACGTTAAATGGATTGGCACTACAGAGGTTACTAATAATATGCACAGTACATGGGTAGATTATCATATGAATCCACAAAACGATGGAATGTCCAGCATGGAAAGAGAGTCTGTAGTACCGACAACAGGAATGGAGAGCATTGAAGGAGGAAGAATAAACGGAGCCATTTTGAATACAACCGTCAATCAGGAAGCTTTACAAGGGAATACCAATCCGGATGTTTTTAAGGTGCTGGTACCTTTCTGGCAACTTGAACTGTATTATCAGCTGGCGGGAGCTTCAAGAAATGCCCCGGTTCTTTCCTTTAACTATCCGACTAACTATACAGGAGTAGATTATGCACACTGGTTTGGGACGGTTGCAAACGTTGCAAGAAGTTATAATTCTTCTGGGATTTCAAATGGTGAACTGCTTCTGAATTTTGTGAAGAATACCTGCGATGCGGTACAGGAAGACTTAACCGGATTCTTTATTAAAACCGGATTTTTAAAGCCTGTAAACAACTATATTGATAATAACGGTATCGGGCAGCTTATCATTACACAAGCTCAAATCGATGCTACCATTGCATCCATACAAGCTAAGAACTATCAGACACCGGTTTCGCCGGTAATACATTATATTTCATCCCGAAGTATTGAGGCTTTCCGTAACCAGCTTCCGCTTAGCGGACAAACAGGTCAGGGAGTTACTTTAAGCAATAATTATCTTACTGTACAGCACAGTGTTTGGAAGAATGCAGTTGCCTATGAAACATTCAATGCCAATAATCAATTGATTTATGTATCTGTTATGGGAACGGGTGATACTAGCAATCAAACTACAAAGGTATACTACCCTTCTACCGCTACAGCTGTTTATGCAGTGGGGTATGATGGACAGAAAATTTTGGTTTATCCTTCTTTTCCCTTGGAAACACTTACTACCACGGAAGCAGAAAACAAAGGTTTTGAATTGATTGTCTATCCTAATCCTGTGGAACAGAATGACACAATTCACATTCAGTTAAAAAATGCATCAGGAAATTACAATGCACAGATTTCCGGTCTGGATGGCAAAGTAATATTCAGTTCAAAGGGAAGTCTTGAAGCTATTGAAAGGGAAATAAATACAGAGGTTCTTAAATATCATACAGGAATTTACTTACTTTCTTTGAAAGATGCAAAAGGTAAGGCCTTTAAAACCGTTAAGATTATTAAAAGATAA
- a CDS encoding thermonuclease family protein, translated as MFSQTSGKVIKISDGDTITLLLKGNEQKKLRLAEVDCPESGQPFGKNAKQFTSAQVFGKTVKFIETNKDRYGRSVAKVYYDNGKYLSKELIKAGMGWWYFSYSKDASLGQLQQNAQRTNVGLWQDVHAMAPWEYRKMKREQRSKKYQVAKN; from the coding sequence ATGTTTTCTCAAACAAGCGGAAAAGTAATCAAAATTTCAGATGGAGATACTATTACCTTACTTTTAAAAGGAAACGAACAAAAAAAGCTAAGACTTGCTGAGGTAGATTGCCCTGAAAGCGGACAGCCGTTTGGTAAAAATGCCAAGCAGTTTACTTCGGCTCAGGTATTTGGTAAAACAGTTAAGTTTATTGAAACCAATAAAGACCGCTATGGCCGTTCCGTAGCCAAGGTCTACTATGATAATGGCAAGTACCTTTCAAAAGAGCTGATAAAAGCAGGAATGGGGTGGTGGTACTTCTCTTATTCCAAGGATGCCTCTTTGGGACAATTGCAGCAAAATGCACAACGTACTAATGTTGGTCTTTGGCAGGATGTTCATGCAATGGCTCCTTGGGAATACAGGAAAATGAAGAGGGAACAAAGAAGTAAAAAGTATCAAGTTGCTAAAAATTAA
- a CDS encoding serine hydrolase domain-containing protein, producing MKTSFTFLAVLLLISSFSFGQDFSKKIDSIVKDNYQKNPDVGISVGFIDNNKEFFTAYGKLSKESKVNIDKNSIFEIASITKILTSNLIAQAVIDHKFKVDDYIDSYLPKRYVLNANLKNKIKISDLASHQSGLPDLDFGKLMELNPQQPVSSVTEESLASMINKCTELVDYGKFRYSTIGYTLMGEILETVYGKSYDEIISEKIIQPLKMRNTFTKEFNVKNKTTGYNPDGGAQEFFKWNVTAPAGLVKSNASDMITYLKAILTQGNPISEAALITEKIYYKDEKREMGLGLGISTDDQNTIYLKSGDSMGQSSIICYNRAKKWGFIILLNQRNSKMRQNLLNTIYDKVLK from the coding sequence ATGAAAACTTCATTCACCTTTTTAGCAGTTCTATTATTAATCAGCAGTTTTTCTTTTGGACAAGATTTTTCCAAGAAAATTGATTCCATCGTAAAGGATAATTATCAAAAGAATCCTGATGTAGGAATTAGTGTTGGGTTTATCGACAACAATAAAGAATTTTTCACAGCATATGGTAAGCTGAGCAAAGAAAGCAAAGTTAATATTGATAAAAATTCCATTTTCGAAATTGCTTCTATTACTAAAATTTTGACTTCCAATTTAATTGCGCAGGCTGTTATTGATCATAAATTTAAAGTAGATGATTATATTGACAGCTATTTACCAAAAAGATATGTTTTAAACGCGAATCTTAAAAACAAGATAAAAATTTCAGATCTCGCATCTCATCAATCCGGTTTACCTGACTTGGATTTTGGGAAATTAATGGAATTGAATCCACAGCAGCCTGTGAGTAGTGTTACTGAGGAATCTTTGGCTTCTATGATCAATAAATGTACTGAACTTGTTGACTATGGGAAGTTTCGTTATTCTACCATTGGATATACTTTAATGGGAGAAATCCTGGAAACAGTGTACGGTAAAAGTTATGATGAAATAATCAGTGAGAAAATAATTCAACCTTTAAAAATGAGAAATACATTCACAAAGGAATTTAATGTGAAAAATAAAACAACAGGTTACAATCCTGATGGTGGTGCTCAGGAATTTTTCAAATGGAACGTTACCGCACCTGCCGGATTGGTAAAATCAAATGCTTCTGATATGATAACTTATCTAAAAGCAATTTTAACCCAAGGAAATCCTATATCTGAAGCTGCATTAATAACAGAAAAGATCTATTATAAAGATGAAAAAAGAGAAATGGGTTTAGGGCTTGGCATTAGTACTGATGATCAGAATACAATCTATTTAAAGTCCGGAGATTCTATGGGGCAATCTTCAATCATTTGCTACAATAGGGCTAAAAAATGGGGATTTATCATTCTTTTAAACCAAAGAAACTCAAAAATGAGACAAAATCTGCTCAATACAATTTACGATAAAGTTTTGAAATAG